A single region of the Aurantiacibacter sp. MUD11 genome encodes:
- a CDS encoding TrbC/VirB2 family protein, translated as MKVIFRLAAVLALALPSAAQAQDPAGSGPINNALAWMQNTLLGSVATAVAVMAVAAVGFMMLTGRMNWRFGATVILGCFIIFGAASIVAGIQGAAG; from the coding sequence ATGAAAGTGATTTTTCGCCTCGCCGCCGTGCTGGCGCTGGCCCTGCCTTCCGCTGCCCAGGCGCAGGACCCCGCCGGGTCCGGCCCGATCAACAATGCGCTGGCATGGATGCAGAACACGCTGCTGGGCAGCGTCGCCACCGCCGTCGCGGTGATGGCCGTGGCCGCAGTCGGCTTCATGATGCTGACCGGCCGCATGAACTGGCGCTTCGGTGCGACCGTGATCCTGGGCTGCTTCATCATCTTCGGGGCCGCCTCGATCGTGGCCGGCATCCAGGGCGCGGCGGGTTAA
- a CDS encoding type IV secretion system protein VirB3 produces MQLVRHPVHRALTRPQMFAGVTFNYFIINALVTTEAFLILKSLWILPIPIIMHVIGYFACLREPRIFDLWLTKVSKCPRVKNYSRWGCNSYAA; encoded by the coding sequence ATGCAGCTGGTCCGCCATCCCGTCCATCGCGCGCTGACGCGCCCGCAGATGTTCGCGGGGGTGACGTTCAACTATTTCATCATCAACGCGCTGGTGACGACCGAGGCCTTCCTTATCCTGAAGAGCCTGTGGATCCTGCCGATCCCCATCATCATGCACGTGATCGGCTATTTCGCCTGCCTGCGCGAACCGCGCATTTTCGACCTGTGGCTGACCAAGGTCAGCAAGTGCCCGCGGGTAAAGAATTACAGCCGCTGGGGCTGCAACAGTTACGCTGCCTGA
- a CDS encoding VirB4 family type IV secretion/conjugal transfer ATPase has product MKTKWLGAAAWSAKEAQAGDRLPYARLVDENVLLLRDGSLMGALQVPGLLFETEDTDALNAHAQTREVMLRSNLDARFVLYHHVIRRRVSVELEASFPDPLSAHIDHRWREKLSSGSLFVNDQFVTLVRRPARGKAGLAERAGKLFRRRNDEEEVDPKDLRSLRAALQALAASLGDYGAQPLGDYVGPSGNVNNEVLELLSALYNGEMRPVRKPDIETDVGNMLPYRRASFGLDAMELRGAGGADFASILSLKDYPDATSPGLLDAMLRLPYEMIVTESFAPEERQTAREKIDLAIRRLKSADEEAQSERAEMMAARDELGAGSVGFGDHHLTVLVRERSLERLDDATAAVAASLADTGAIAVREDTNLEPAFWGQFPGNEQYLVRRAMISTANMASFGSLHGFALGQAEGNHWGEAVTLLQTTSSTPFFFNFHNGDLGNFSVIGPSGSGKTVVMNFLAAQAQKFSPRTILFDKDRGAELFIRGIGGTYDRIRSGEPTGFNPLALPDTPANRGFLRDWLTVLLKAEGPEESATIAAAVDAAYANDPSLRRLRYFKELVSGSKRPAPGDLADRLSAWIEDGEHGWLFDNEADKLDLSTRVMGFDMTALLENPKLRTPVMMYLFHRIDERLDGQPTMVLIDEGWKALDDEVFAARIRDWLKTLRKRNALVGFATQSARDALDSKISTALVEQTATMVFMPNARARAEDYCEGFGLTQHELALIKSLPAHSRCFLVRQPDASVVVRLDLSGAPEVLTMLSGRESSVRRLDLLREAVGNEPAQWYPALTNRPWPDASGEERDDGFNWEAAE; this is encoded by the coding sequence ATGAAGACCAAGTGGCTCGGAGCCGCAGCCTGGAGCGCCAAGGAAGCGCAGGCCGGCGACCGCCTGCCCTATGCGCGGCTGGTCGACGAGAACGTGCTGCTGCTGCGCGACGGCTCGCTGATGGGCGCGCTGCAGGTGCCCGGCCTGCTGTTCGAGACCGAGGATACCGACGCGCTCAACGCCCATGCGCAGACGCGCGAGGTGATGCTGCGTTCCAACCTCGATGCGCGCTTCGTGCTCTACCACCACGTTATCCGGCGCCGGGTAAGCGTGGAGCTGGAAGCCAGCTTCCCCGATCCGCTGTCGGCGCATATCGACCACCGCTGGCGCGAGAAGCTGTCGAGCGGCTCACTGTTCGTGAACGACCAGTTCGTGACGCTGGTGCGTCGCCCGGCCCGCGGCAAGGCAGGCCTCGCCGAACGGGCCGGCAAGCTGTTCCGCCGCCGCAATGACGAGGAAGAGGTCGATCCCAAGGACCTGCGCAGCCTGCGCGCAGCCTTGCAGGCGCTGGCCGCCAGCCTGGGCGACTACGGCGCGCAGCCGCTGGGCGACTATGTCGGCCCTTCGGGCAACGTGAACAACGAAGTGCTGGAGCTGCTCTCGGCACTCTACAACGGCGAGATGCGCCCGGTGCGCAAGCCCGATATCGAGACCGATGTCGGCAACATGCTGCCCTATCGCCGCGCCAGCTTCGGCCTCGACGCGATGGAACTGCGCGGCGCTGGCGGTGCGGATTTCGCCTCCATCCTGAGCCTCAAGGACTACCCGGACGCGACCAGCCCCGGCCTGCTCGATGCCATGCTGCGCCTCCCTTACGAAATGATCGTGACCGAGAGCTTCGCTCCCGAGGAACGGCAGACCGCGCGCGAGAAGATCGACCTTGCCATCCGCCGCCTGAAGAGCGCCGACGAAGAGGCCCAGTCCGAACGTGCCGAGATGATGGCCGCGCGCGACGAGCTCGGCGCAGGCTCGGTCGGGTTCGGCGACCATCACCTGACCGTGCTGGTGCGCGAGCGCAGCCTCGAACGGCTCGACGACGCCACCGCCGCGGTCGCCGCCAGCCTGGCCGATACCGGTGCCATCGCCGTGCGCGAGGATACCAACCTCGAACCCGCCTTCTGGGGCCAGTTCCCCGGCAACGAGCAGTATCTCGTCCGCCGTGCGATGATCTCCACCGCCAACATGGCCAGCTTCGGCAGCCTGCATGGCTTCGCGCTGGGACAGGCCGAGGGCAACCACTGGGGCGAAGCGGTCACGCTGCTGCAGACCACCAGCTCCACGCCGTTCTTCTTCAACTTCCACAACGGCGACCTGGGCAACTTCTCGGTCATCGGTCCGTCGGGTTCGGGCAAGACCGTGGTGATGAATTTCCTCGCCGCACAGGCACAGAAGTTCAGCCCCCGCACCATCCTGTTCGACAAGGATCGCGGCGCGGAACTGTTCATTCGCGGGATCGGCGGCACCTACGACCGCATCCGTTCGGGCGAACCCACCGGCTTCAACCCGCTCGCCCTGCCCGACACGCCCGCCAACCGCGGCTTCCTGCGCGACTGGCTCACCGTGCTGCTGAAGGCCGAGGGGCCGGAGGAAAGCGCCACCATCGCCGCGGCGGTGGACGCCGCCTACGCCAACGATCCCTCGCTGCGCCGCCTGCGCTATTTCAAGGAACTGGTTTCCGGCTCCAAGCGCCCGGCTCCCGGCGATCTGGCTGATCGCCTGTCGGCCTGGATCGAGGATGGCGAGCACGGCTGGCTGTTCGACAACGAGGCCGACAAGCTGGACCTGTCGACCCGCGTGATGGGCTTCGACATGACCGCGCTGCTGGAGAACCCCAAGCTGCGCACGCCGGTGATGATGTACCTGTTCCACCGCATCGACGAACGGCTGGACGGCCAGCCCACCATGGTGCTGATCGACGAGGGCTGGAAGGCGCTGGACGACGAGGTCTTCGCCGCACGCATCCGCGACTGGCTGAAGACGCTGCGCAAGCGCAATGCGCTGGTCGGCTTCGCCACGCAGTCGGCGCGCGATGCGCTGGACAGCAAGATCTCCACCGCACTGGTGGAACAGACCGCCACCATGGTGTTCATGCCCAATGCCCGCGCCCGGGCAGAGGACTATTGCGAAGGCTTCGGCCTGACCCAGCACGAACTGGCGCTGATCAAGAGCCTGCCGGCCCACAGCCGCTGCTTCCTCGTCCGCCAGCCCGACGCCAGCGTGGTGGTGCGGCTGGACCTGTCGGGCGCGCCCGAAGTGCTCACCATGCTGTCCGGTCGCGAGAGCAGCGTGCGCCGGCTGGACCTGCTGCGCGAGGCGGTCGGCAACGAACCGGCGCAGTGGTATCCCGCGCTCACCAACCGACCCTGGCCCGATGCCAGCGGCGAGGAGCGTGACGACGGCTTCAACTGGGAGGCCGCCGAGTGA
- a CDS encoding TrbG/VirB9 family P-type conjugative transfer protein: MIRAAIIAGLLASAALATPASAQDPRLVERLYDPTQVVQINGKVNVQSTIQFGEGEVIENVAIGDSQSWQVTPNRRANLLFVKPLAPRASTNMTVVTNRHTYLFDLVASPNTRTPLYVLTFTYPVELQPVEEEAVASADPALLPNAVEMAAANDDYAVLDPTTLNFDWASSGNSALLPERIYDDGTATFMAWPAGQPMPAILVKDHEGTEGPVNFAVRGDTIVLDVVPREIILRSGDDAALLVNQGPVGAANADGTAQSGA, from the coding sequence ATGATCCGTGCCGCAATCATTGCGGGACTGCTGGCCTCGGCCGCGCTTGCTACCCCTGCTTCCGCGCAGGACCCGCGCCTGGTGGAACGGCTCTACGATCCCACCCAGGTGGTGCAGATCAACGGCAAGGTGAACGTCCAGTCGACCATCCAGTTCGGCGAAGGCGAGGTGATCGAGAACGTCGCCATCGGCGACAGCCAGTCGTGGCAGGTCACCCCCAACCGCCGTGCCAACCTGCTATTCGTGAAGCCGCTGGCCCCGCGCGCCAGCACCAACATGACGGTGGTGACCAACCGCCACACCTACCTGTTCGACCTGGTCGCCAGCCCGAATACGCGCACGCCGCTGTACGTGCTGACCTTCACCTATCCGGTGGAATTGCAGCCCGTCGAGGAGGAGGCGGTCGCCAGTGCGGACCCGGCGCTGCTGCCCAATGCGGTGGAGATGGCGGCGGCGAATGACGACTATGCCGTACTCGATCCCACCACGCTCAATTTCGACTGGGCCAGCAGCGGCAACAGTGCCCTGCTGCCGGAGCGGATCTACGACGACGGTACGGCAACCTTCATGGCCTGGCCCGCCGGCCAGCCGATGCCGGCCATCCTGGTCAAGGATCACGAAGGCACCGAAGGCCCGGTCAATTTCGCAGTGCGCGGGGACACCATCGTCCTCGACGTGGTGCCGCGCGAGATCATCCTGCGCTCGGGCGACGATGCCGCCCTGCTGGTCAACCAGGGGCCGGTGGGCGCAGCCAATGCGGATGGAACGGCACAGAGCGGGGCCTGA
- a CDS encoding type IV secretion system protein — MRAMQDVGAGIGASLRGVDCAASEMAQAAFNRLFSAEGSFGPALTILLTLWIAFLGFGLITGRTRLGLSSLTPRMVTLVLVITFATSWVAFQSVFWNLAVGAPDQIATVLMGTDGSATTIFADKLDVVMLSLMEASGGDAMDNDTSIFSPPGLLWSGGTMLLLGTVGVLATCKIALAILMGLGPIFILMALFDGTRGLFVGWLKGVVLMALAPLFAVLGGSLMLELAVPVLSSLMSTPGEIDVRPAMAFFMIGAVHLALMFMVLKVATTMVSGWTVFGLSRSAGADERGGFNTASGGAAVAPVNPAVTGTTARDRAAQATPPPARDIRVTANTPAAANDTGTAITTRETRIIAGGTASGPSGTSTIPSRARGIGSRFKSAPVRTSEKMS, encoded by the coding sequence ATGCGTGCGATGCAGGATGTCGGTGCCGGCATCGGCGCGTCCCTGCGCGGGGTGGATTGTGCTGCCAGCGAAATGGCGCAGGCGGCGTTCAACCGGCTGTTCAGCGCGGAAGGCAGCTTCGGCCCCGCGCTCACCATCCTGCTGACGCTGTGGATCGCCTTCCTCGGTTTCGGCCTGATTACCGGGCGCACGCGGCTGGGCCTGTCCTCGCTGACGCCGCGCATGGTCACGCTGGTGCTGGTGATCACCTTCGCGACCAGCTGGGTCGCCTTCCAGAGCGTGTTCTGGAACCTGGCGGTCGGTGCGCCGGACCAGATTGCCACCGTGCTGATGGGCACCGACGGCAGCGCCACCACCATCTTCGCCGACAAGCTCGACGTCGTGATGCTATCCCTGATGGAAGCGTCTGGCGGCGATGCGATGGACAACGACACCTCAATCTTCTCCCCGCCGGGCCTGTTGTGGTCGGGCGGCACCATGTTGCTGCTGGGTACGGTTGGCGTGCTCGCCACCTGCAAGATCGCGCTCGCCATCCTGATGGGCCTTGGCCCGATCTTCATCCTGATGGCGCTGTTCGACGGCACGCGCGGCCTGTTCGTCGGCTGGCTGAAGGGCGTGGTGCTGATGGCGCTGGCCCCGCTGTTCGCCGTGCTGGGCGGATCGCTGATGCTGGAACTGGCCGTGCCCGTCCTTTCCAGCCTGATGTCGACACCCGGCGAGATCGACGTGCGTCCGGCGATGGCCTTCTTCATGATCGGCGCGGTGCATCTGGCGCTCATGTTCATGGTCCTAAAGGTCGCCACCACCATGGTCAGCGGCTGGACAGTCTTCGGCCTCTCGCGCAGCGCGGGAGCGGACGAACGCGGCGGTTTCAATACCGCTTCGGGCGGCGCTGCCGTGGCGCCCGTGAACCCCGCCGTTACGGGCACCACCGCGCGTGATCGCGCTGCGCAGGCTACCCCGCCGCCCGCGCGCGACATCCGCGTCACTGCCAACACCCCTGCTGCGGCCAACGATACCGGCACCGCCATCACCACCCGCGAGACAAGGATCATCGCCGGCGGAACGGCTTCCGGCCCGTCCGGCACCAGCACCATTCCTTCGCGCGCACGCGGCATTGGCAGCCGCTTCAAGTCCGCGCCCGTTCGTACTTCGGAGAAAATGTCATGA